A genomic stretch from Setaria italica strain Yugu1 chromosome VII, Setaria_italica_v2.0, whole genome shotgun sequence includes:
- the LOC111258017 gene encoding zinc finger MYM-type protein 1-like — protein MRGEWNGLKALILNECPYAYYIHCMAHQLQLALVAASREVHEVHNFFQHANFIINVVSTSPKRNDELLAKQAEEIAHEIELGELDTGRGANQISSLQRPGDTRWSSHYRSILSLKKMFGATVSVLRNIANDRSVSKYSRGDASGALRIIVTFDFVFILLLMEKIMKITDVLCQTLQKKSIDILNAVDSVSTTKVLLGELRDNGWEPLLEEVKLFCGKHEIDIPDLSKKYVDVTKSRNKNDNTTAFHHYKVDVFNVAIDQQLAELEDRFSSQATELLSLCASLDPRLDTFNIDNICTLVEKYYPADFSSQERAQLECQLPHFQIDVCNSPELKELSTLADLTSGLFKTGKYSSYPMVDRLLRLVLTLPVSTATTERCFSAMKLAKTRLRCTMGDGFLRDCLVIYIEKELAASISTDDIITAYDLAASRRAKFKLIDM, from the exons ATGAGAGGGGAGTGGAACGGATTGAAAGCTCTAATTCTCAATGAGTGCCCATATGCATATTATATTCATTGCATGGCTCATCAGCTTCAGTTGGCCCTCGTAGCAGCATCAAGGGAGGTACATGAGGTACACAATTTTTTTCAGCATGCAAATTTCATCATAAATGTTGTTAGTACTTCTCCTAAGCGCAACGATGAGTTGCTAGCAAAACAAGCAGAGGAAATTGCCCATGAAATTGAATTGGGAGAGCTTGACACAGGACGAGGGGCAAATCAGATTTCCTCCCTACAAAGGCCAGGGGACACTAGATGGAGTTCCCACTATAGGTCTATTCTAAGCTTAAAGAAGATGTTTGGTGCCACAGTTTCAGTCCTACGCAACATTGCTAATGATCGTTCAGTTTCAAAGTATTCTCGGGGAGATGCCAGTGGTGCCTTACGAATCATTGTCACATTTGATTTTGTGTTTATTCTACTCCTAAtggaaaagattatgaagatcaCTGATGTATTGTGCCAGACACTCCAAAAGAAGAGCATTGATATCTTAAATGCGGTGGATTCTGTTTCTACCACAAAAGTGTTGCTTGGTGAGTTGCGAGATAATGGTTGggaacctcttcttgaggaggtcAAATTATTTTGTGGAAAGCACGAAATTGATATTCCGGATCTGAGTAAGAA GTATGTTGATGTGACAAAATCTCGAAACAAGAACGACAACACCACAGCCTTTCACCATTACAAAGTAGATGTGTTTAATGTTGCAATTGATCAACAGCTAGCAGAGTTAGAAGATCGATTCAGTTCTCAAGCGACAGAGCTTTTGTCCCTTTGTGCTTCTTTGGATCCTAGGCTGGACACATTCAACATAGACAATATATGCACTCTGGTAGAAAAATATTATCCTGCTGATTTCTCAAGTCAAGAAAGAGCTCAATTAGAGTGTCAGCTGCCACATTTTCAAATTGATGTATGCAACAGTCCAGAACTAAAGGAATTATCAACACTTGCTGATCTAACAAGTGGACTATTTAAAACAGGAAAATATTCATCTTATCCTATGGTGGACAGGTTATTAAGATTAGTATTAACTCTTCCAGTATCAACTGCAACCACCGAAAGATGCTTTTCAGCTATGAAACTTGCGAAGACACGTCTCAGATGTACAATGGGAGATGGATTTCTGCGAGATTGTTTGGTAATTTATATTGAGAAGGAATTGGCTGCATCAATCAGTACTGATGATATTATTACAGCATATGATCTTGCTGCTAGTCGAAGAGCTAAATTTAAATTGatagatatgtaa